In the Quercus lobata isolate SW786 chromosome 5, ValleyOak3.0 Primary Assembly, whole genome shotgun sequence genome, one interval contains:
- the LOC115988764 gene encoding dof zinc finger protein DOF3.1-like isoform X2: MQDPASTFQPMKPQFPEQEQLKCPRCESTNTKFCYYNNYNLSQPRHFCKNCRRYWTKGGALRNIPVGGGSRKNTKRASSNTKRSSSSTSSASASASAPASSSSSASNSMVQNPGSEHDPTRIFGDQDRRMLDITGSFSSLLASNGQFGSLLEGMNPNGSGLKMVQMGEFAENLDSGNVLDAGSGRNPEMEMQSNNGNSESFLGLQNGDSSCWNGANGWPDLAIYTPGSNFQ; encoded by the coding sequence ATGCAAGACCCAGCATCAACATTCCAACCTATGAAACCCCAGTTCCCAGAGCAAGAACAGCTCAAGTGCCCAAGGTGTGAGTCCACAAACACCAAGTTCTGCTACTACAACAACTACAACCTTTCACAGCCACGCCATTTTTGCAAGAACTGTAGGAGGTATTGGACCAAAGGTGGTGCTCTAAGAAACATCCCAGTTGGTGGTGGGAGCCGCAAGAACACAAAGAGAGCATCATCAAACACAAaacgttcttcttcttctacttcttcagcatcagcatcagcatcagccCCAGCCTCGTCTTCTTCTTCAGCATCAAATTCTATGGTGCAGAATCCGGGTTCTGAACATGACCCGACCCGGATTTTTGGTGATCAGGACCGTCGGATGCTGGACATCACTGGCAGCTTTAGTTCACTTCTGGCATCAAATGGGCAGTTTGGAAGCCTTCTGGAGGGCATGAATCCAAATGGGTCGGGTTTGAAAATGGTTCAAATGGGTGAATTTGCAGAGAATTTGGATTCGGGTAATGTGTTGGATGCGGGTTCGGGTCGAAACCCGGAAATGGAGATGCAGAGTAACAATGGCAATTCAGAGAGTTTTTTGGGTTTGCAAAATGGTGATTCAAGCTGTTGGAATGGTGCCAATGGATGGCCTGATCTTGCTATTTACACACCAGGTTCAAATTTtcagtag
- the LOC115989389 gene encoding cation/H(+) antiporter 18-like, with protein MVSNATAGLTCPSPMKPTSNGIFQGDDPLQFSMPLAILQICLVVVVTRGLAFILKPLRQPRVIAEIIGGILLGPSALGRSKSYMQAIFPPKSLPVLDTLANLGLLFFLFLAGLELDPKSLRQTGKRALGIALAGISLPFALGIGSSYVLKETISKGVNGTAFLVFMGVALSITAFPVLARILAELKLLTTDVGRMAMSAAAVNDVAAWILLALAIALSGTGKSSLVPLWVFLSGCVFVVCAILIVPPIFKWIAQRCHEGEPVKETYICATLAAVLAAGFVTDAIGIHAMFGAFVIGVLIPKDGPFADSLVEKVEDLVSGLFLPLYFVSSGLKTNIATIQGLQSWGLLVLVIFTACFGKIFGTLLVTLLCKAPLREALTLGFLMNTKGLVELIVLNIGKDRKVLNDQTFAIMVLMALFTTFITTPIVMAIYKPEKRKRMADYKNRTIERKNPNTQLRILTCYHSARNIPSIINLLEASRGSEKREGLSVYALHLMELSERSSAIIMVHKARKNGLPFWNKSQQSDANHVVVAFEAFRQLSHVSIRSMKAISSMPGMHDDICNTAESNRAAIIILPFHKHQRVDGSLETTRSDFRLVNRKVLEHARCSVGILVDRGLGGTTQVAASNVSYFIMVPFFGGCDDREALAYGVRMAEHPGIRLMVIRFIVEPESMGEIVRVNIEAASSKLRSSDEEFLAEFKQNMAKDGSIKYEEKLVRNAADTIAVLSELKRCNLFLVGRRPECEAALDLSRSDDCSELGPVGGLLTSPDFSTTASVLIVQQYKSGASPNSTLQMEDESPDKDSESN; from the exons ATGGTTTCCAACGCTACAGCCGGACTGACATGTCCATCTCCAATGAAACCTACATCAAATGGCATATTTCAGGGAGATGATCCTCTTCAATTTTCAATGCCTCTTGCCATTTTGCAGATATGCCTTGTAGTTGTAGTTACAAGGGGTCTGGCTTTCATCCTAAAGCCATTAAGACAGCCACGAGTTATTGCAGAGATCATT GGAGGAATATTACTTGGACCATCAGCTTTGGGACGAAGCAAAAGCTACATGCAAGCTATCTTCCCACCAAAAAGTCTCCCAGTCTTAGATACTCTAGCAAACCTTGGTCTTCTATTCTTTCTATTTCTGGCAGGACTGGAGTTAGATCCTAAATCTCTTCGTCAGACTGGAAAGAGAGCATTGGGCATTGCTCTTGCAGGAATCAGCCTTCCTTTCGCATTAGGAATTGGTTCCTCATATGTCCTAAAAGAAACAATATCTAAAGGTGTAAATGGAACTGCGTTTCTTGTCTTCATGGGTGTGGCCCTCTCCATAACTGCCTTCCCTGTCTTAGCTCGTATTCTGGCTGAATTGAAACTTTTAACTACTGATGTTGGAAGAATGGCTATGTCAGCTGCAGCAGTAAATGATGTGGCTGCTTGGATTCTACTTGCTCTTGCTATTGCCCTCTCTGGCACTGGCAAATCTTCCCTTGTCCCGCTTTGGGTCTTCTTATCTGGCTGCGTTTTTGTTGTTTGTGCAATTTTGATTGTCCCTCCAATCTTCAAATGGATAGCCCAGAGATGCCATGAAGGCGAGCCTGTAAAGGAGACTTACATTTGTGCTACATTGGCTGCTGTTCTGGCTGCTGGGTTTGTTACTGATGCTATTGGAATTCATGCCATGTTTGGTGCTTTCGTGATTGGAGTTCTCATTCCAAAGGATGGGCCATTTGCAGACAGTCTTGTGGAAAAAGTTGAGGATCTTGTATCTGGTCTCTTCCTGCCACTGTACTTTGTTTCAAGTGGATTGAAGACAAATATAGCCACAATTCAGGGGCTCCAATCGTGGGGTCTTCTGGTTTTAGTCATATTTACTGCCTGTTTTGGGAAGATATTTGGCACTCTTCTGGTGACTCTGCTTTGCAAAGCACCTCTCCGTGAAGCTCTGACATTGGGGTTCCTAATGAACACTAAAGGCTTGGTTGAACTCATTGTTCTCAACATTGGTAAAGATAGAAAG GTATTGAATGACCAGACTTTTGCCATTATGGTTCTAATGGCCCTGTTCACCACCTTCATCACCACACCTATTGTCATGGCTATATATAAGccagaaaaaaggaaaagaatggcTGATTACAAGAATAGAACAATTGAAAGGAAGAATCCAAATACCCAACTTAGGATTTTGACTTGCTACCACAGTGCAAGAAACATTCCATCAATTATTAACCTCCTTGAGGCCTCAAGAGGATCTGAGAAGCGTGAAGGACTTTCTGTGTATGCACTGCACCTCATGGAACTCTCTGAGAGGTCCTCAGCTATAATAATGGTACATAAGGCAAGAAAAAACGGGTTGCCCTTCTGGAATAAGAGCCAGCAATCAGATGCTAACCATGTTGTTGTGGCGTTTGAGGCTTTCAGGCAATTGAGTCATGTGTCCATCCGGTCAATGAAAGCAATCTCATCAATGCCTGGCATGCATGATGACATCTGTAACACTGCTGAGAGCAATAGAGCTGCAATTATAATTCTTCCATTCCATAAGCACCAAAGAGTGGATGGTTCACTGGAGACTACTCGAAGTGACTTTCGTTTGGTTAATCGTAAGGTTCTTGAACATGCACGGTGCTCGGTAGGGATTTTGGTTGATCGTGGGCTTGGTGGAACCACCCAAGTAGCAGCAAGTAATGTTTCTTATTTCATTATGGTCCCCTTCTTTGGGGGCTGTGATGACCGTGAAGCCCTTGCTTATGGGGTTCGCATGGCTGAGCACCCTGGTATAAGACTAATGGTCATTCGTTTCATAGTGGAACCTGAAAGCATGGGAGAAATTGTCAGAGTGAATATAGAAGCCGCTAGCTCCAAATTGAGGTCATCAGATGAGGAGTTCCTTGCTGAATTCAAGCAAAATATGGCCAAGGATGGCTCCATCAAATATGAAGAGAAATTGGTTAGAAATGCTGCAGATACAATTGCTGTGCTCAGTGAGCTAAAGCGCTGCAATCTGTTTTTGGTTGGTCGAAGGCCTGAATGTGAAGCAGCCTTAGATTTAAGCAGGAGTGATGATTGCTCAGAACTGGGGCCTGTAGGAGGTTTGTTGACTTCACCTGATTTCTCAACAACAGCATCAGTTTTGATAGTCCAACAATACAAAAGCGGAGCATCTCCAAATTCGACCCTGCAGATGGAGGATGAGTCACCTGACAAAGACTCAGAATCTAACTGA
- the LOC115988974 gene encoding ubiquitin carboxyl-terminal hydrolase 6-like: protein MDFVLFFCSVLVSLKSLIIILYEYVICAGGARVHCQESGEESSETESVYSLKCHISQEVNHLHEGLKHALKSELEKASPSLGRSAIYLKESHINGLPRYLTVQFVRFFWKRESNQKAKILRKVDYPLELDIYDLCSDDLRKKLEAPRKILRDEEGKKLGLKASEKSSGSKDNDVKMSDAEGSSNRSGEPSKATSEEGVPSDSGTQMTGIYDLVAVLTHKGRSADSGHYVAWVKQESGKWIEFDDDSPIAQREEDITKLSGGGDWHMAYICMYKARVLPK, encoded by the exons ATGGACTTTGTGTTGTTCTTCTGTTCAGTTTTAGTAAGCTTGAAAAGtttgataattattttgtatgaaTATGTAATTTGTGCTGGTGGGGCCAGGGTGCATTGTCAAGAAAGTGGTGAAGAAAGCTCAGAGACAGAATCGGTTTATTCACTTAAATGCCACATATCACAAGAGGTGAACCATTTGCATGAAGGACTAAAGCAT GCTTTAAAATCAGAATTGGAAAAGGCTTCCCCTTCCTTGGGGCGTAGTGCAATTTACTTGAAAGAGTCTCATATCAATGGCCTGCCAAG GTACCTGACTGTTCAGTTTGTGCGTTTTTTCTGGAAGAGGGAGTCAAATCAGAAGGCCAAAATTTTGCGG AAAGTGGATTATCCTTTGGAGTTGGATATTTATGATCTGTGTTCGGATGATCTCCGCAAAAAATTGGAAGCTCCTCGCAAG atccTAAGGGACGAGGAAGGTAAAAAGCTTGGTTTGAAAGCTAGCGAAAAGAGCTCTGGTTCTAAAGACAATGATGTCAAGATGTCTGATGCAGAG GGATCATCAAATAGAAGTGGTGAACCATCTAAAGCTACGTCTGAAGAAG GTGTTCCATCCGATAGCGGAACACAAATGACTGGAATTTATGATTTGGTTGCTGTGCTGACCCACAAGGGTAGGAGTGCTGATTCAGGACATTATGTTGCTTGGGTCAAGCAAGAAAGTG GCAAATGGATTGAGTTTGATGATGACAGTCCAATCGCACAGCGGGAGGAAGACATCACAAAACTGTCTGGAGGAG GTGATTGGCATATGGCTTATATATGCATGTACAAGGCCCGCGTTCTCCCTAAGTAA
- the LOC115988764 gene encoding dof zinc finger protein DOF3.1-like isoform X1, with amino-acid sequence MQDPASTFQPMKPQFPEQEQLKCPRCESTNTKFCYYNNYNLSQPRHFCKNCRRYWTKGGALRNIPVGGGSRKNTKRASSNTKRSSSSTSSASASASAPASSSSSASNSMVQNPGSEHDPTRIFGDQDRRMLDITGSFSSLLASNGQFGSLLEGMNPNGSGLKMVQMGEFAENLDSGNVLDAGSGRNPEMEMQSNNGNSESFLGLQNGDSSCWNGANGWPDLAIYTPETMLVKTEESMNNSKFCMS; translated from the exons ATGCAAGACCCAGCATCAACATTCCAACCTATGAAACCCCAGTTCCCAGAGCAAGAACAGCTCAAGTGCCCAAGGTGTGAGTCCACAAACACCAAGTTCTGCTACTACAACAACTACAACCTTTCACAGCCACGCCATTTTTGCAAGAACTGTAGGAGGTATTGGACCAAAGGTGGTGCTCTAAGAAACATCCCAGTTGGTGGTGGGAGCCGCAAGAACACAAAGAGAGCATCATCAAACACAAaacgttcttcttcttctacttcttcagcatcagcatcagcatcagccCCAGCCTCGTCTTCTTCTTCAGCATCAAATTCTATGGTGCAGAATCCGGGTTCTGAACATGACCCGACCCGGATTTTTGGTGATCAGGACCGTCGGATGCTGGACATCACTGGCAGCTTTAGTTCACTTCTGGCATCAAATGGGCAGTTTGGAAGCCTTCTGGAGGGCATGAATCCAAATGGGTCGGGTTTGAAAATGGTTCAAATGGGTGAATTTGCAGAGAATTTGGATTCGGGTAATGTGTTGGATGCGGGTTCGGGTCGAAACCCGGAAATGGAGATGCAGAGTAACAATGGCAATTCAGAGAGTTTTTTGGGTTTGCAAAATGGTGATTCAAGCTGTTGGAATGGTGCCAATGGATGGCCTGATCTTGCTATTTACACACCAG AAACTATGTTGGTGAAGACTGAAGAGAGCATGAATAACTCAAAGTTTTGCATGTCCTAA